The genomic window TCGGCGGCGGCAACACCGCTGTGGAAGAGGCGCTTTACCTCACCAACCATTCCGACGACGTCACAATCATTCACCGCCGTGATGAATTTCGCGCTGAAAAAATCCTTCAGGATCGCGTGTTCAAATCGGACAAGATCAACGTTCTTTGGAACAAGACCGTAGAAAGCTTTGAGGCGGGCGAGGATGGCACGCTGGGCCATCTCGTCTTGAAAGATACTGTCACGGGCGAGAGCTCCACGCTCGAAGTAGACGGCGCGTTTGTTGCCATTGGTCACGCGCCCTCAACCGAATTGTTCGAAGGCAAGCTGCCGATGCATTCTGGCAAATACCTTCAGGTGGAGCCCGGCACGCCAAAGACCGCAATCCCCGGTGTGTTTGCAGCAGGCGATGTCACCGATGCTGTCTATCGTCAGGCGGTAACGGCTGCTGGCATGGGCTGTATGGCCGCGCTTGATGCAGAGCGGTTCCTTGCCACTCTCGAAGATGCGCGCGAGCCGCAGGCGGCTGAATAAAGGACAGGGGCAGCCTGCAAAGCTGCCCCACTACCTTCACGCAAAGACGATCAGCGCCGCTTTCGCGATAAGCGCGATCAGCACCACGCTCGATACAGCAAACAGTACGAAGCGCACCATG from Erythrobacter sp. SCSIO 43205 includes these protein-coding regions:
- the trxB gene encoding thioredoxin-disulfide reductase, which codes for MATHRTKMLIIGSGPAGYSAAIYAARAMLEPIVVQGLQPGGQLTITTDVENYPGYRDVVQGPWMMEEMKAQAENVGTRMMYDIITEVDLENGSPFRAVADSGDEYIADTIVIATGAQAKWLGVPGEQELGGKGVSACATCDGFFYRGKKVAVIGGGNTAVEEALYLTNHSDDVTIIHRRDEFRAEKILQDRVFKSDKINVLWNKTVESFEAGEDGTLGHLVLKDTVTGESSTLEVDGAFVAIGHAPSTELFEGKLPMHSGKYLQVEPGTPKTAIPGVFAAGDVTDAVYRQAVTAAGMGCMAALDAERFLATLEDAREPQAAE